The Mytilus trossulus isolate FHL-02 chromosome 13, PNRI_Mtr1.1.1.hap1, whole genome shotgun sequence genome has a segment encoding these proteins:
- the LOC134694670 gene encoding uncharacterized protein LOC134694670 translates to MRSNNTVYNMGRIISVPLYILMCISYAYCSVLPKSYDRYPKEELRSVMNLFENLASKDGLIKSNDAGLLSMNKEHTNVDHEGVKPYHVYLAIKTKDGAAEEEQTTDKRVQDRGIDYWLGGGRFGKRYYDYGLTKTRFGRSVDHIDLNEDGDN, encoded by the coding sequence aagaatAATCAGTGTTCCGCTCTATATCCTGATGTGTATTAGTTATGCTTATTGTTCCGTTTTACCAAAAAGTTACGATCGTTATCCGAAGGAGGAATTGAGAAGCGTCATGAATTTGTTTGAAAACCTAGCATCCAAAGATGGACTTATTAAATCAAATGACGCTGGTTTATTGTCTATGAACAAGGAACACACTAATGTAGACCATGAAGGAGTTAAACCTTATCACGTTTACTtggcaataaaaacaaaagatggCGCTGCAGAAGAGGAGCAGACGACGGACAAACGAGTCCAAGATAGAGGAATTGACTATTGGTTAGGTGGTGGGCGCTTCGGGAAACGATATTATGATTATGGTTTGACCAAAACCCGATTTGGTCGAAGCGTGGATCATATAGATCTAAATGAAGATGGGGATAATTGA